In the Silene latifolia isolate original U9 population chromosome 1, ASM4854445v1, whole genome shotgun sequence genome, CTTATCACGCAAAAGGAGGGCGGGGAGCagtttaaaaggaacttcattgTATTTGTTGTTTCTACTTTTCTTATGGGTGTAAAGGGGACCCTTGCAAGTCTTCGAGTCCTGAAATGTCTTAAGGATGTTTCATATGTTCAAACGTTAAACTGGAGTGGGTTTACCAGAAAACAGTTTATTGAAAGTGTTGACTCGTGGAGAAGTTCGAAGAATGATTGGTTTGGAGGTCCCATCATGGTTTTTGTCTTTTGTTATTTAGATAGGGTGTGCTACAAGTTTTTCTCAGTTCCTCGTGTCTTCCCCACGCTAGCAAATTGGACAAAAGTTAAAATTTCAGAGAGGCTTAAGATTGAGATGCAAGATGGGTTTGGAACAGAGCGTTCTTCCTCGGATTGTCAAGGGTGTAGTTAAGGAGATAAGTTTCATTGTTCCATCAGCGATGCCTGAGTATTCTAATCAAAAAAACAGAGTCCGTGATGAACTCAAGGCTTTCTCAAAGGTCGGTCGACCGATACTAAGCGGATAAATGCTATCAAGGTTACGCGAAATTTGCAACTATTCTTGCAGATTCTTATGCAATGTTCACAAATTCTTTGGAAGCAGCCAAAGTTGTTCACCCTGACTCTAAACTTTTACAACATCTAGCTTTAATGGATGAAGCTCTTGGTGCATGCTGTCCTTCATCACAACCAACGGATGACACTTTGAAAAAGATAAAGAAAAAGAAGCGGTTTCTAATTCGGATGAACATGACAAATCAGAAATCTAATCCATGGTCTAAGCTAAATGGCAAGTCATTTAAATCAAGATGAGTTGTGGGCAATGTTGTAAAATTAGAAACTGCCTTGGGAAAACGGCTGGTTAATGTTCAAAGTAATGTTAACAAGAAAGGGAAATCTACTATCGGTTTACCATCAAGAGGAGTTGTGTGAACCGTTGAATATTGATAAAACAGCTAAAGCTTCAACTTTGTTCCGTCGATCACCAAGGTTTACACACTAGTCCCCTTCATGTAAACTTCAAAGTTCGAACCACATCAACTTGTTGAGAAAAAGTTACACGACGAGGATGGTTTACACATTGCGTGGCGAACATATGGAGAGTAATGTTCAAGAAATCAAAATCGCTTAACCTTTTCGATTCCAAGACTCCACTCCGGACTTGCCAAAGTCAACTTCTCCTATCCTTCGGACTCTCGGTCACAAAAGGACTTGTTTGAACCGCTGAATTTTGAGAAAAGAGCAGAAGCTTCAACCTCAATCCGTCGATCACCAAGGTTTACACACCACTCCCCATCAGCTTTTACACCACCttcattcaaactactaagctcgAATCGAAGAAGATGTTGTTAAAAATATGTGTGATGGTTTACACGTTGGAGATGAAAACGTTGTAAAGAAAGCAAAATCTGCTAACCTTGTGGATTCCATCATGGTGCGTCCGAAGAAAGCGAGAATCCGTTCCATCCGAAAAATTGTCTAAGTCAACTTCTCCTATCCTTGTGGAATCGAGTCACAAAAGGAGGAGTCTCAaccgttgaatgttgagaaaacaAAGACACAAGCGGGAACCTCATTTCGTCGATCGCCAAGGCTTATACACGACTCCCCACCAGTGTTTACTCCTCCTGTGTGTCCATCACTTGATCCCTTGACCCCAACTGAATTCCCACTAGTTATTAGCTCAGAATCGCAAGAAGATGTTTTGCAAAAGATCGTTGATGATGCTTTAAATATAAATGTAAATGTAGAGCCACTTGAAGTTGTACCACTTTTTTCTTTGCCCCCAGATGAACCAACAAGGGCTAAGAGGGTTAGAGTTCAGACAGGAGCTTTTTGATCTCCTTTTCTTCAAAGAAGTATCAGACTTGACGGCAAGGTGAATAAAAATGAGAGAGAAGCACTGGACTATGTATTTTCAGAATTTTCTGATGACAGGTTTGTACGGTACTTCAAATTTCTTGCTAGATACATTCCAAACAATTCTTCATTTCATATTTATAGTTAGGTAGATTTAGTCATTacttttcttaatttattttctcaTTTCATTTTGATTGAACAATTATGTATGCAGTGAGATCCTGTTCAAAATTGGTACAGACATTTCAGTTACTCGAGCAAATTTGAAGATGTTAGTATCAGGTGATATAGTGCCTAAACAAGTGATACATGCCTGGTGTTGCGTTTTGAATAAATGTGAAACAATTAGAGCACATACTTCACCTTCTAGGTTGTATCTCCCACTGTCTAGTGAAGTAAGTTCTCAAATTGATGACAATTTTACGGGGGCATCTTTGGTAAGTATTTACATTTGATAACCTTCTTGTATGGTTTTCTGATATAgacattttttaagaacaaatatTATACAATTGCAGATCTTTGTACCTATAGTTTCTGAGAAGCCATTTGCAATGTGTTTCAACTTCCTAACAAAGAAGTTGGAAATCTTGCATTTGATGAGGCCAGAGATGGTAAATTTTGCACCAAGTATTGAGCCTACGGTATCCACATTTCAGCCTACTTGTTTTGTTGATGCTATCATAcgatattaatattatttgcatTTTTGAGAAATGTTTGAATTTATATGTCCTATGCAGAAAGACTTTGTTATTAAATGCTTGCTCAAGAAAATGCCGTCTATAGTAGCTGTCCGTGACATGAAGCCAGAGGAGATTATTCTGAGGTCAAATCTTGGTAATGGAAGTGATTCAGGAATTTACCTCATGCGGTTGTTGGAGAAATACAAAGGAGAAAGAAGGACTTGTGTGTTGGGACTCCAAGATGTAAGCTGCTTTACAATGTTTTTCCCTATTTATTTACTTGTATGTATATGAGTAGTATAAATCAATGTTCCTTGTTTCGTAGAACAACCAAGTTAAGGTTTTTGGTACAAGGGCATGCTATGAGTTGTTGTCTTTTGCTGGTAATCAAGACTTCTAAAATCTAAGAAAGAATCCCAGAGGTGCCACCAAGGATACCCGTCAATGTCAGTTGTTAGACACAGAAATATTGGCTCGGGTAATCAATGCCCGCAAGGATGACAAGTAATTTCTAAACTTTTATTACatatttgtttgatttttgttttaGAAGTTGTGCTAATTGTATTGGTTTGTAGGTATTTGGATGAAATTATCGTGGCCCTTTGAATGGATGAATGTCTGCCGAAAAGCAATGAAAAGTTTGCAAAATCGTCAATGGATAAGGGATACGGTTAGTATATAAACATTATTCATTTAATCGACCAGATAGGTGATCAAAATTTTGTAACAATATTTACATTTGTAGGTGATTGACATGTTTGGTGTGATGTGTACATATAATCGACCAGATATTCTGTACTTGCCTTCAACTGTGAGGGTATGTATCTAAGTAGTACATTTTGAATTTAAtttttacttttcccttttttactttatttttgtgAGGAATAATATGTCATCTCAACTATGTTCCAAAAGAAAAAACAGATGTCATATATTTGTTAGTATAGTTTAttaaattatttttttaatttgtcAGTATGCTAAGCCACAATTAAAGGTTAACGAGGTAAACTTTGTTTGGTGCCCTCATCTTAAGATGCACTACACGCCAAAAGATGGAGCTACTATTGAGAAGGTAAAGTTACTAATGTCCAAACTGTGATAATATATGCATAAAATACTAATTACCATGCATATCCTAGTTACTTACCTATGTAAATCATTTTGCTTTTATGTAGGTTTTTTTCACAATCGGCAAAGATGATAACcattggttagcttgtgtgtctGATCTCAAGGAGGAGAAGAACTACATTTTGGACTCTCTCAAGAAATATAAGAAAAATGATAAGAAAGTCAGTGGAGAATATAATACTTATGTGGAGGATATTGTATGGTCgccattttttattttaattcagTCTAGAAGTCACAATCTAAGATATTCATACAAGTATTTTTGTTGATTGTTTGTTGTTCACAGATAGTCAATGTTGCAAATCAGATACCGAGCACCAATGGTTACAAGCGCGTCAAGGCCATCGGTTTGTTTCCTCTTTGAAGTGAAGGATGTCCCTCAAATAAGCAAACACGTTAGTTTGTTATATATTTTTGTGTTATTTTTTGCttaatgttaattattttaatatcatTTTCAATATCATATGTTGCTTGAATAGTTTTGACTGCGGagtatgttgggaaatgtgtcctcaacaatagtgcgatcatatgatttaaatatcattattaaatctcattttaagaatacaattgggaagtaatattgttactgtcaactggtcaacatatatcggtaatgattggtgactagagtttgacattacttgtcgtgtgacggtggtgatcgattgacccctaggtcatacctaaagggcaatactcttaattgattatttaattaatcgtataatgttgcgagttaattaaattacttgaaaattgatggacgattttggaagtaaaatttacgtatcaaattgaaatgtgattaaatgagatacggtctgagtaattaaattgtataattactcggatgaaataaattgtttagtgtaacaattaaattgaatgaattgttataaatacaatcagttgtgatttataaattggtaaaaattatTTCGACACGATAATTATGGaattactaaatcaatttttctatgtgacgtatttttattaatacgttgatttttaatatgttaaaaaaaatacattacaaattatgttacatgtgacatgttacatattgacaattgacaaaataatatggattccatattatcatatggaccgaaataaagaagaggtttaagctaattaaattgtttaattagtagctaaacataatgattgttttgctttagtagccttacatgcctatagtgcattgtgaagacaaatgagcccatgcattggctcctttccacctcctcttggccggatttttagagaagaaaaaccacttggtttttcttcttatttttgatatacacCATAATGTGATGTGGGTATTGTTCATTTCTaactactcatccaaaaatacaagttctagtgagaagaaaaatcctctcttctcctctcttaaaaaccgaaactattatgtgatttaaagagttttggttcaattttctactaagattaatattatactagtacttataatattaattagattaagtgaaagccttgggtataaagcttggggagagatcttatacttagatctttgttcttccattggaaaagctcaagaacaagaagagaaaggtgatctctcttgtgcccaatatagccgaaatattgaatgtaaggacattatttctcttctcttttattaatgtttgcatgcataaaatccgttttaattttatgacaaattaattagacatatatgagtatgttaaatatgtatatagatctacatttccttcaattggtatcagagccatggttgtttgcatgcaaattggttaaaagtttttccgagttatatgaataacaaaataaaacttgtaaaatttgtgttattatgatatatcacgaaataattacatgcatgttaatatttctggtcctaaagtgttttaggatattttggttaatttttcggatttttattgttcatatttaataataatggcatttaaatgtgattttatgagtaaaaatgtcatttttggtcgaaaattagctatacttcgaattttaagttggttttttgatatgttgtcacacatattattttgagataacctgtaatttttcataatttttgcacttgttatgctcgaaaaatgaatttttcattattaaatatggatttaagagaaaaataggttaatatgagttaaatttcgaatctggtcatagaaaatttatatgttgtcacatgcaattttacaagatgtgtgtaaaataattggctataaagaagtcttttagcatgatttatgaatttttgaagaaaaatgacataaatagtgacattattagtgaaaattaataaaatatattctatgacttaggaaaaacgtctaatgttgcattttagtcactttttcagatctaaaattgaaaagttagtgaaaataatttttccatgtttttatgattattttattaaatatcgataaaccgcaacattgtttttccggaaaattttcgaaatttttaacctaagattttgaacattatgagtgtcatggaatttttccagaatgttcatgaatttaaatttcaaattttgaatttatttgaaatttttggatttatttgaagtttaatagcttatttttgtaattttggtccatttatgaacaattttgtaaataaaagttaattatggtcaaattactagtggagactatattttgagtcctaagaggttagggtaattaacttatgcataaatatgagtttatgcatttttgtgattataaaatgttgaaatcacgcaaatccgtaaaaaccgagtaatatatgatattggctaattaaaggcgatttagcataaaaattgagcatgttcatacatattataatgctgcatttttcctttatgattgtcattttttttttatttatgtaattttgaattatgtaatttacttagtatggccttagattttaattggtatttcccgaaatgaatgggaatatcgattcggttgtaatttttattgtgatctcgtatcaccgttttgtaattttaatagatttattttattttagttacaaatgtataataggatttatgtaatttattatgtaattttattcattccggagttcctaaagacggatttcttcaagaatggcgatacataaagacggtgttacctcgagatgcgtgccacaaccgaagttcaagggaccaatggagttggtttccgaatttgtaatagttaaagagtttttctattttaggaaaggccatactaggatttatttatttatttttatgcttgcattttattttatgtcacatgcatcgctaaatcgccataactaaacatgcatcttcttttatcgaatttatcgaccgtgtcaattagaattatcgtagttcaccgctttgttcacttaaaacgtgatagataataaattgacatgacctctcgctaaaacaattaattgagacatagccttaccaaatagtagaaaccatgaaaacctatttcgcgagggagtgcgctcggccctaccggggtacaaaccttgttacgtaggggaagtgggtgatgaatgttaatccaccgaattcatgttgataagggatgtatcggccctaccgtgcccaagttgatatggatttggatcatggacacatttattcgaaatttggattgaactcaacaaaagtttttgataagggatgtatcggccctaccgtgcccttgtcgaatgtgttttgggctaaagataaaagttaatgtaattttatcgaccaagagttctaaaagtagaatcgattaaagcgttaatccaccgagttatattgataagggatgaatcggccctaccgtgcccaagttgatatgaatttggatcttggaatcatttatcatagttgggtagaggtcactatgtaaatgctttacttgttatttacaagtattaatataacgataaatgttttgttttccactattccgttatcatattgttctatttctttaccacaattcatatacgatatcatttcgtttttgattcaaatctccattaaaatatcgtaactaaagacaaatatgagtttgcttctaaaacctcaaatgaaccattgctaagaatctcttgtaaagagtatagattaaagttattcattatcaaacaggtttttgattcttgactaacacatctacttgcaatggattgtttttccatgtacttaaatgcattaagtacatcgaagcgataaaattgttttggtaattagttttgtcaagaattcgtaattgaccaaaataacgcaaccacttcaatgaaagtttttaagactaaaacgaacaaatgaagagtaatcttcatgaattcaattttgcttctcaaagcaaagactcattgaaatgagtgggagcattctcttaaaccgttaagatgagaacgaggttcaagaagtaaagattatagtGGAATTGATactaggtaatgttaaaggtaaagttgttgagaatgacgatactaaacctatcaatcccgaccgatatagtttccattgtcttaaatgttggacacgagaaaggaaactaccccaaattattgaagaatcaacaagttagttgtgggacatctaatgggaccttcttctttaaaaatgtttatttgattaaacataaattttgctaatactacttcgtcaatattagaaaccaatggaggttttcatcattgtacttgatacataggatgattagaatatgacgactagcaacaatgaagttgagagatagagtaattgtgtactcaatctagtttttggatttaaagtagtacttaattgtgactattaagtgcataaactctaaataagaatataaacttgttaagagacaaaagaggttttcacttttgtgaccctatacaccacgatttgatgaatggctaggccattatcaaggtgattatattctaaacctaactagaatgacatatcatgtagatgatgtaagattcaaattggtaacccaagattaaaccttaaattttggaatgatgaacgcaaagagttatcgagtactcttgaaaccattagattgttaatggtatatgcgtatcttgtattcaaagcaagatgtctcgtgccttttgtttgaaaaaggagatcgagattgtaaatcattgatccaaataggttgatcattttcttttaccaacgatttaagttgacactagtgtgttcacttaataaggtaaattgagaaatctttgaagaagttcaaaagttcaaggaatcacgatttagtcgtgatgggattatcaaagtgaagactttgatataagccaaaggaaatgtgatatagtatcacaagttaatctctcttagcacgcatcatggaataatgtgtggttggatatgaattcaaacgctattcgatatggtttggacttcaatcaagtaactttgagtcacttgatccttttggggaatttatcaattttgtctaatttattttccaccgaatcatatgagatatgaaatggtaaaggtaccatgtttgtaagttttcacaagaaacagatgctcatttttccctttcaataatcacgagcacgacgggtttgcggctcatgaagctgtctttctaaaatacaagtttatttttagaagacagagtgggagaaattattcaaagagccacaaagatgttatgtcgcaagaaactggtctttcttggctacgtgagatgttttgtgtaaaacgttgtacgtgagatgttttgtgtaaaacgttgtcgcaagaaactggtctttcttggctacatgagacgttttgtgtaagacattgtttcttcaaaacctaggaggttaaaattcgtcacttgttaaaaatgatgaattcatgttacttttaagaaagtaaagagcttataacttacaaagaaattgtttgattcaagattgattacttctggaaagtaatgaacatatgacttacataagagtgattaagtcacaactcaatataaggcttagagccatgaaaatctgaaataaaaaggcttgattagttgcaaacggttttgcactaataaagagagatttcaaagtttgattggttgcaaagggttttgcactaattgaaatgcttaagtctatttggatcttcttagggattgtgtttcattatgaggttatgaaatacatagcaagtgaatctaaaacccacttcttcaatagaaggaatgtattcaatacatgtcttgagttttgaagattcttgcaatcctaagataatgtgaaacttaagagagggtcttaagtaggacatcaatgagttggaatcaacatttttggatcatgtgataaaacatttctcgataagtcgagaagttgtgtttatacatgaagtttagtgggagttacggaaattttaattagtccgatatgtggatgacatattgatcatcgagaatgatttaagacttttggagcattataatacatcttgaatatccggatttatgaagataaatccacatgatattagcgtcagtaagaagtcttatgttgataagattcatgactagttcaattaaatcgaacatatttgatt is a window encoding:
- the LOC141651569 gene encoding uncharacterized protein LOC141651569, which gives rise to MSVVRHRNIGSGIWMKLSWPFEWMNVCRKAMKSLQNRQWIRDTVIDMFGVMCTYNRPDILYLPSTVRYAKPQLKVNEVNFVWCPHLKMHYTPKDGATIEKVFFTIGKDDNHWLACVSDLKEEKNYILDSLKKYKKNDKKVSGEYNTYVEDIIVNVANQIPSTNGYKRVKAIGLFPL
- the LOC141651562 gene encoding uncharacterized protein LOC141651562, coding for MLVSGDIVPKQVIHAWCCVLNKCETIRAHTSPSRLYLPLSSEVSSQIDDNFTGASLIFVPIVSEKPFAMCFNFLTKKLEILHLMRPEMVNFAPSIEPTKDFVIKCLLKKMPSIVAVRDMKPEEIILRSNLGNGSDSGIYLMRLLEKYKGERRTCVLGLQDNNQVKVFGTRACYELLSFAGNQDF